The genomic DNA ATCCTTGACCGCACCTTTATCCAGCGTGCCCACAAAGTCAGCTTGCATCAAACCGTGATCATGTATGGAGTGATGATACTGACGGTGTTGGTGGACTTAATTGTGGCAGTGGGCGTGGGTGTATTCATTGCCAATATTATTGCCATTGAGCACTTAAGCCGTGAGCAAGAAAAGCAGGTAAAAGCCATCAGTGATGCGGATGAAGATGACGTCCCCCTGAGCGAGATGGAAAGGGCTTTATTGGACAGCGCCAACGGAAAAGTGTTGTTTTTCTATCTCTCAGGCCCAATGATATTCAGTGTCTCTAAAGCGATTGCACGTCAGCACAGTAAAATCGAGGAATTTGATGTCATGATCTTAGACCTCAGTGACGTGCCCATGATTGATATGACCGTTGGCCTCGCGCTTGAAAATGCGATCAAAGATGCGGTTGACGCCAGTTGCCAAGTTTTTCTGCTCTGCCCCCACCAAAAAACACGGGATCAGCTTGAGCGCTTGCATGTTAAAAATTGGCTCACCGACGATCACACCTTTGATAGCCGTTATGATGCACTCCGTGCCGCGCACCGAGTGACCGAGGTCATGCCTTAAAAGAACGGGAGCTTATGAAAGCCATCGACATCAAAGACCTGGTCAAAACCTATGGGACCAGTGTTAAGGCGCTAAAAGGGGTATCGCTCTCTGTCGAGGAGGGCGATTTTTATGCGCTATTGGGGCCAAATGGGGCGGGTAAATCCACCACCATTGGCATTTTGAGCTCACTGGTGAATAAAACCCAGGGGCAGGTGAGTATTTTTGGCTACGATCTCGATACCCAAAAGGTGGAAGCCAAAAAACAAATCGGGCTGGTGCCACAAGAGTTTAACTTTAACCAGTTTGAGAAAGTGGAGCAGATCGTGGTGAACCAAGCGGGTTACTATGGTGTGCCCCGCGACCAAGCCAAATTACGCGCGAAAAAATACCTCTCGCAGCTCGATTTATGGGACAAGCGCCATGAGCCTGCCCGTAATTTGTCGGGAGGCATGAAGCGTCGCTTAATGATCGCCCGTGCGTTGATGCATGAGCCTCGTCTGTTGATCTTGGACGAGCCAACCGCTGGTGTCGACATTGAGCTACGTCGTTCAATGTGGGACTTTCTCACCGAGATTAACCGGCAAGGGATCACCATTATTCTCACCACTCATTACCTTGAAGAAGCCGAAACCTTGTGTCGCAACATCGGCATCATCAATCGAGGAGAGCTGGTAGAAGATACCTCCATGAAAGCCTTGCTGGCGAAGCTGGATGCAGAGACGTTTATCCTAGATTTACAACCCGGGCATAAGCTGAGCACCTTAAACGGTGTTAACTGGCAGAAAACCGATACTAATACCCTAGAAGTTGAAGTGAATAAGTCAGTCGGGTTGACCCCTGTCTTTGATCAGTTGTCGCAACAAGGCGTGCAGGTGCTGTCGATGCGCAATAAGGCAAATCGCCTTGAGGAGCTATTTGTCACCTTAATTCAGCAAAATGGGGAGGAGCGTGCATGAATGCTTTGTATTGGGTGGCCTTTCGAACCTTGATTCATAAAGAAGTGGCGCGCTTTACCCGTATTTGGGTGCAAACCTTGGTTCCGCCAGCGATTACCATGAGCCTCTATTTTATCATTTTCGGTAATCTGATTGGCTCGCGGATTGGCCAGATGGAAGGCTTCTCCTACATGGAGTATATCGTGCCGGGGCTTATCATGATGTCGGTGATCACCAACTCTTACTCCAACGTGGCCTCTTCGTTTTTTAGTGCCAAATTTCAGCATAATATTGAAGAGCTTTTGGTAGCACCGATCCCTAACTACGTGATCATTGCCGGTTATATCGGTGGCGGGATGTGTCGTGGGTTAGCGGTGGGGGCGTTGGTGACCATGACCTCCCTGTTTTTCGTCGACTTGCAGATAGCGCATCCGTTGATTGTGATTACCACCGTAGTGTTGACCTCGGCGGTGTTTGCCCTGGGTGGACTGATTAATGCTATCTTCGCCAAAACCTTTGACGATATTAGTCTTATCCCTACCTTTATCTTGACGCCATTAACTTACCTCGGTGGGGTATTCTATTCGCTCTCCCTGCTGCCTGAGTTTTGGCAGGGGGTATCTAAGCTCAATCCCATTGTGTACATGGTAAACGCGTTTCGATACGGCTTTCTTGGCGTGTCAGATGTCGGCATCATGACATCGTTTGGGGTGCTGATGCTGTTCATCATCGGGCTGTATGCCTTGGCGTGGGGTTTGATTTCCAAAGGAACAGGCTTGCGTAGTTAACGACCTAACAGTACCAATAATCCGAGTTGATATCGGATAAAAAGCCCCGGCCATGATGGCCGGGGCTTTTTATTGCGAGCTTGAACGATGACGCCTGATGGTGTGCTGACGCTTAGTCAAATAGACCTTTCAGCCACCCGACCGGATCTGACTGACCACAGCGCTTGGCAAACTGCCCATCAATATCCCAAACCGGCAGCGATATTTCACCACGACAATTTAGTTGGTATTGACTGCCTTGCTGAGTCACGGCGACTGTGGTGACGTTAGCCGGCCATGATAACGTCAGCGCACTGGCGCCTCGGCGACTGAGGTAATCATCATAGACACGCAATGCCCCCGACGCACCGGTAAGCCCGGTTGATTGGTTATCGTCGCGGCCAAGCCACACCGTGGTCACTTCTTTATCATCGATACCGACAAACCAACTATCACGGTTATCATCTGTGGTACCGGTTTTCCCCGCGAGTGCCACATTGCCATGGCGACGCGTCAAGTAGCGTCCCGTCCCCTGCTGAACCACCTGTTTCATCGCGTACAACGTCAGCCAGCCCGCTTGCTGAGGCACAACACGCTCCGCTTTTGGCCAGTTTTGATAGAGGCTTTGCCCCTCTTTGGTGGTGACCGCGCGTAAGGCGGTTAAAGGGGCACGTTGCCCTCCGCTGCCGAGGGTTTGATAGACCTGAGTGACATCGAACGGGCTCATGCTAAATGCGCCGAGGAGCAATGACGGTACTTCGGGGATACTATCGGTATTGGCGCCCAGTTTGCCGAAGGTATTGATCACTTCATCTAACCCCAGCTGCATGCCAAGATTCACCGTCGGCACGTTGTAGGACTTGGCAAGGGCGGTGAGTAAGGAAACACGGCCACGATATTGACGATCGTAGTTACGCGGTTGCCAGCTACTGCCTTGGCTGCCCTCGAGGCGAATAGGTTTATCATCAATCTTGCTGGTCAGCTGGAAGCGTTCGGGCTGGCTCAATGCAGTCAGATACACCGCCGGCTTTGAGAGCGAGCCGATGGGGCGTTTGGCGTTTAATGCGCGATTAAAACCTGCAAAGCCTGGGCGCGCGCCGCCGACCATGGCACGGACTTCACCGCTGCGGCGGTCGGCAATCACTGCTGCCGCTTCAAGCTTGTTACCTGCTCGGCTTTTAAGTGCTTTGACCTTATCGACTACTGCGCCTTCAATCGCTTGCTGTGAGACAGGGTCGAGCGTGGTAAATATACGTAGCCCTTCGCCTGCGGCGTATTTATCGCCGACATTCTGGCGGATCTCCTCTTTGAGTTGATCAAAGTAGGCGGGCTGAGGACGCGAGAGCGTCGGGGCGGCTTGAATATCGAGCGGGCGACTGGCGGCGGCATCATAATTGGCGCTGGTGAGCAGATTTTGCTCGAGCATCAAGCGCAACACCAGATCGCGTCGTGTTTTCGCGCGCTCAGGGTGGCGGAAGGGGTTGTAAT from Salinivibrio kushneri includes the following:
- a CDS encoding ABC transporter ATP-binding protein translates to MKAIDIKDLVKTYGTSVKALKGVSLSVEEGDFYALLGPNGAGKSTTIGILSSLVNKTQGQVSIFGYDLDTQKVEAKKQIGLVPQEFNFNQFEKVEQIVVNQAGYYGVPRDQAKLRAKKYLSQLDLWDKRHEPARNLSGGMKRRLMIARALMHEPRLLILDEPTAGVDIELRRSMWDFLTEINRQGITIILTTHYLEEAETLCRNIGIINRGELVEDTSMKALLAKLDAETFILDLQPGHKLSTLNGVNWQKTDTNTLEVEVNKSVGLTPVFDQLSQQGVQVLSMRNKANRLEELFVTLIQQNGEERA
- a CDS encoding ABC transporter permease, producing MNALYWVAFRTLIHKEVARFTRIWVQTLVPPAITMSLYFIIFGNLIGSRIGQMEGFSYMEYIVPGLIMMSVITNSYSNVASSFFSAKFQHNIEELLVAPIPNYVIIAGYIGGGMCRGLAVGALVTMTSLFFVDLQIAHPLIVITTVVLTSAVFALGGLINAIFAKTFDDISLIPTFILTPLTYLGGVFYSLSLLPEFWQGVSKLNPIVYMVNAFRYGFLGVSDVGIMTSFGVLMLFIIGLYALAWGLISKGTGLRS
- the mrcB gene encoding penicillin-binding protein 1B; translation: MAEKKTRSRASNKKRSSPKRQPKKAPTKPSWGKRLLGLGLKCSLVGIAAVVILGIYLDGKIQDKFSGQIWQLPGVVYGRVINLSPGSDFSLSQLRQQLDALNYQKVRTPKRPGEYSASSTRLEIIRRPFDFEDGPAPARHAMLSFADGQVGKITEVSSQQPLGLLRIEPKLLGMMESGIREQRLFLPRERFPEFLVEALITTEDRDFYHHEGVSPTGILRALVANIRAGRTVQGGSTLTQQLAKNLFLTRDRTLWRKVQEAYMALILDFRYSKDKILEAYLNEVYLGQNRGEPVHGFPLGARLYFGRPISELRVDQLALLVGMVKGPSYYNPFRHPERAKTRRDLVLRLMLEQNLLTSANYDAAASRPLDIQAAPTLSRPQPAYFDQLKEEIRQNVGDKYAAGEGLRIFTTLDPVSQQAIEGAVVDKVKALKSRAGNKLEAAAVIADRRSGEVRAMVGGARPGFAGFNRALNAKRPIGSLSKPAVYLTALSQPERFQLTSKIDDKPIRLEGSQGSSWQPRNYDRQYRGRVSLLTALAKSYNVPTVNLGMQLGLDEVINTFGKLGANTDSIPEVPSLLLGAFSMSPFDVTQVYQTLGSGGQRAPLTALRAVTTKEGQSLYQNWPKAERVVPQQAGWLTLYAMKQVVQQGTGRYLTRRHGNVALAGKTGTTDDNRDSWFVGIDDKEVTTVWLGRDDNQSTGLTGASGALRVYDDYLSRRGASALTLSWPANVTTVAVTQQGSQYQLNCRGEISLPVWDIDGQFAKRCGQSDPVGWLKGLFD